A section of the Parasteatoda tepidariorum isolate YZ-2023 chromosome 6, CAS_Ptep_4.0, whole genome shotgun sequence genome encodes:
- the LOC107441102 gene encoding uncharacterized protein, with product MVVLVLFMIATVVALVLFDWYVEEHTSQPQNSRPFAEEPRAERYYSSSSIFTVLGFSREDVRTFTAFRDKFRSYAEVTSAMRRAGLERMRLIVAIDFSASNEWQGRRFFKGEMLHALKGSTVFNPYQKVLHTLAPAFTPFLHSQPIHAYGFGDVRTKDYDVFPLKPSGAALGCMEDVLDAYNHSARRVQRSGPTSLAPIIRRATDIVRRTGLFHILLIITDGQMRPEDVPTRHALVEASKSALSIVAVGVGDGPWRALEEWDERVPDRKYDNFHFVNYHHVIRSARNAEAALALHALMEIPDQFQTILKFNYLNKY from the exons atggTTGTTTTAGTGTTGTTTATGATTGCCACAGTAGTTGCTTTGGTGCTATTTGACTGGTATGTAGAAGAACATACAAGCCAACCTCAAAACTCAAGACCATTTGCAGAAGAACCTCGTGCGGAGAGATACTATAGTTCCAGTAGTATATTCACTGTACTTGGATTTTCAAGGGAAGATGTGAGAACTTTTACAGCATTTAGAGATAAATTCAGGAGCTATGCTGAGGTTACGAGTGCCATGAGACGAGCTGGCTTAGAAAGAATGAGGCTGATAGTGGCCATTGATTTCAGTGCCAGTAATGAATGGCAAGGAAGGAGATTTTTTAAAG GTGAAATGCTGCATGCTTTGAAAGGAAGTACAGTCTTCAATCCGTATCAGAAAGTGTTACATACTTTAGCTCCTGCATTCACTCCTTTTCTGCATAGTCAACCTATACACGCTTATGGTTTCGGAGATGTTCGCACAAAAGATTACGACGTGTTTCCCCTAAAACCATCGGGAGCAGCACTTGGGTGCATGGAAGATGTTTTAGATGCCTATAATCATAGTGCACGCAGA gTGCAAAGAAGTGGTCCAACATCATTAGCACCCATAATTCGTAGAGCAACAGACATCGTTCGCCGTACTGGATTGTTCCATATATTGCTCATAATAACTGATGGCCAAATGCGACCCGAAGACGTGCCAACAAGACATGCTTTAGTAGAAGCATCGAAGAGTGCTCTTAGCATCGTTGCGGTAGGGGTCGGAGATGGCCCTTGGAGAGCACTTGAAGAATGGGATGAAAGAGTTCCAGACAGAAAGTACGACAACTTCCATTTCGTCAACTACCATCACGTCATTCGTTCTGCTAGGAATGCTGAAGCAGCGTTGGCACTACATGCTCTTATGGAGATACCAGATCAGTTCCAAACTATTCTTAAgttcaattatttgaataaatattga